From the genome of Pyxidicoccus trucidator:
GGGGCCAGAAGAACTCCCAGACGGAGACGTCGAAGCTGTAGGGCGTCTTCTGCAGGACGACGTCGTCAGCGCCGAGGCCGTAGGCGTGCTGCATCCAGAGCAGGCGGTTGCAGACGGCGCGGTGGGCATTCATGGCGCCCTTGGGGCGGCCGGTGGAGCCCGAGGTGAAGATGACGTAGGCGAGGGAGTCGGGGGTGGCTAGCGAGGCAGGGGCGTGCGTGGGCAGGCCGCGCAGCGCTTCGTCCCCCAGGGCCAGGGGCACCACGGAGGCCCCCGGTGCCGCTGGGAGGCGGGCCAGCAGGGAGGGCTGGGCGAGGAGGACGGCGGGACGAGAGTCCTCGAGCATCCACTCCAGGCGCTCACGGGGGTAGGAGGGGTCGAGGGGGACGTAGGCGCCGCCAGCCTTGAGGATGGCGAAGAGGCCGACGACCAACTCAAGAGAGCGCTCCGCGCAGAGGCCGACGCGCACCTCGGGGCCGACGCCGAGGGAGCGCAGGTGGTGGGCCAGCTGGTTGGAGCGGGCGTCCAGCTCACGGTAGGAGAGCCAGGAGCCCTCGAAGCCAAGGGCGGGCGCGTCCGGCGTGCGCCGCACCTGGGCCTCGAAGAGGTGGTGGATGCAGGTGTCCGCGGCCAGGGGCGCGTGGGTGTCGCTCCACTCCACGAGCACCTGCTGGCGCTCGGCGTCGGAGAGCAGGGGCAGGGCGGACAGGCGCGTGTCGGGATTGGCAACGGCGGCCTCCAGCAGCACCTGCAGATGCTCCAGGAGCCGGGCCATGGTGCCGGCGTCATACAGGTCGGTGCTGTAGTCGCAGATGCAGGCGAGGCCCTCGGGCGTCTCGTTGATGAAGAGCGTGAGGTCG
Proteins encoded in this window:
- a CDS encoding non-ribosomal peptide synthetase, which codes for GDLSGDPSFRELLGRTRKVALGAYAHQDVPFEELVRVLNPERSLAHAPIFQVKLALQNTPAVELKLPGLALRGVEGNTGAAKFDLTLFINETPEGLACICDYSTDLYDAGTMARLLEHLQVLLEAAVANPDTRLSALPLLSDAERQQVLVEWSDTHAPLAADTCIHHLFEAQVRRTPDAPALGFEGSWLSYRELDARSNQLAHHLRSLGVGPEVRVGLCAERSLELVVGLFAILKAGGAYVPLDPSYPRERLEWMLEDSRPAVLLAQPSLLARLPAAPGASVVPLALGDEALRGLPTHAPASLATPDSLAYVIFTSGSTGRPKGAMNAHRAVCNRLLWMQHAYGLGADDVVLQKTPYSFDVSVWEFFWP